GCAGGAGCAAATAAAAAATTCCGGTGAAGAGTTGCAAGACGGCAAACTGAGCGGTTTGGAAGATGGATCTTCTACGCTTGAAAAAGAGCATCTCAACAAATTGATGGCACGCCAAGCGCAATATATCCAAAACCTTAATAATGCACTCATTCGTATTAAAAACAAAACGTATGGTGTGTGTCGTATTACCGGAAAACTTATCGGTAAAGACCGTTTGAGAGCCGTGCCGCATGCTACGCTCAGTATTGAAGCAAAAAACGGAGAAAGGAAATAAAAAACAGTAGTGTTTTTTTGTGATAAAAAAAGCGTGTTTTTAGTGTAGAAATACTACCTGAAAACACGCTTTTTCTTTTTTTTAATGTGATGTTTTTTTTTAACTCAAACGGTCTTTGTAAGATTCGTAGCCAAAGGTTTTTATTAGCTGAAAAGTATCATTTTCTTTCCAGATGCCAATGGCGGGTAAATTGACACCATTGAAGGTGGTCGTTTTTACCATTGTATAATGAATCATATCGTCAAAAATTATTTTATCGCCGATTGCTGGGGCTTGTCAAAGAATAATCGCCTAAATAGTCGCCCGCTAAACAAGTGCCGCCGCCCATACGGTAGGTGGGTTTTCCGACGATGGCATCGGTAGCTCCGAGAATTCGCGGTTTGTAGGGCATCTCCAATGTATCGGGCATGTGTGCGGCAAATGATACATCTAACATCGCAATTTCAATGCCTTTGCTGTGTACAATATCCAGTACCTCCGACACTAAGTAGCCCGTTTGCCAAGCCACCGCCGAGCCGGGTTCTAAAATTACCTTTTTTAAATTCGGATAGCGACTTCTGAAACCACGCAACACACTTATCAAATGCTCCACATCATAATCTTTGCGGGTAATCAGATGCCCGCCGCCCATATTAAACCATTCAATTTTTGGTAAAAATGACGCAAATCTCTCTTCAACTGCCTTCAATGTATTCTCCAAAGCAAAAGAACTGCTTTCGCACAGCGAATGAAAATGTAAACCGTTGATGCCTTCGGGCAGTGCAGCGGGCATATCTTCGGCGCGAATACCCAAACGTGAGCCGGGTACGGTGGGGTTGTACATGTCCACTTCTACTTCCGAGTATTCGGGATTGATGCGCAATGCACAGTGCAAGTGGCGGTGATATGATTTGATGCGTGCTGCATACGTCTGCCACTGGCGCAGCGAATTGAAAGTGATGTGATTAGATAAATCCATCAGTTCGTCAAATTCGGCAGGCACATACACCGGACTGTACAGGTGCGCTTTGCTATGCATATATTCATTGCACAACTTAGCTTCGTTGAGCGATGATGCCGTAGCTCCGCCCAAATATTGGTGCACCAAATCAAAGGTGCTGTACATCGCAAAGCCTTTGAGGGCGCAAATAATTTCTACACCGCTTTGTTGCTGCACATAGTTGAGCTTTTCGAGATTGGCACGCAAGAGCCGCTCTTCCAATACATAACAAGGCGATGGAATTTGTTGAAAAGAAACAGACATATATGTTTATATTGAAATAGCTGTTATGTGTGTGCGATTTTATTTTATTTTGAAATGATAATTTTTAGCTATTCAGAGTTTCATAGGTTACTATAAAGAATAAGAGTTTTCTTTTATTTTACGCTTATGGCATAATGACTTCTTCTAAATCTTTTTTTGCTTGATAGCATATACCTTCTATGTGTTTTAAAAAACTGATAAGTTTTTTTTCTCGTTTTTTTATTACTTTAAGGGTTTTTTCTTTATTTACATCGCAATAGTTTGCAAAAAAATGACTTCCCATTTCCCAAAAACCAATAACAAATTCCTCTTCATTTCCATAACACAATATATTATTTATCTTTGTGTCTAACTCCTCTATTTGTTCTTCCAGCAACTGATTATAATACTTTAGGCGGCTGTCTTCGAGTGATGCTATTTGGTCATTGGCATTGTCTATGTATTGCAACTGGTATTGCAGCAGCAAGAAAAAATTATTGCTTTCGTAGGCTTGTGTGATTTTCTGAAGTGTTTCGGTTTTTTCAAGACGTTTAACTTCGTCTTTTTCCAAATCGGGGTGGAGTTGCTTTACTAATTGAGTGTAAATCTCCCGCACATTTTTGCTGATATTCTTTTTGTTTTCCTGCTCTTTTTCTTCGCGTTTGATTTGTGCTTTGCTTTTGGGTTTTTTAGGTGGAGGCGGTACTTCCTCTTCCTGCATTTGCTGTTGTATTTTTTCCTGAACTCTTCTTTGAAATTCTTCTGGGTTTTCTTTTATGTCATTTATATCAACGTCTATTCCAAACGTTGTTTTTATCAGCTCAGTAGCAAAATCCGAAATATCTTTTTCATATTCTTCGTTTTCTTGCTTTTCTTTTTTAGTGGCGGTTTGGTCAAAATGAAACTGCGCCAGAATTTGTAATTCAGATGTTATTTCAGGAGTCAGGGCATCTTTATAAATATCGTCCATTATTACAAGAATAAAATTGCTGAAGCGTTTTTTATCTCTTTTTAGACGTATTTTATCATAATTATCATGAACATGTTTTATAGCTTCTATAATGATGATGTTTGTCT
Above is a genomic segment from Sphingobacteriales bacterium containing:
- a CDS encoding TraR/DksA C4-type zinc finger protein: MDTLEKNYYTDEELQEFKDIILKKLNTAKDEFNYLQEQIKNSGEELQDGKLSGLEDGSSTLEKEHLNKLMARQAQYIQNLNNALIRIKNKTYGVCRITGKLIGKDRLRAVPHATLSIEAKNGERK